In Helianthus annuus cultivar XRQ/B chromosome 9, HanXRQr2.0-SUNRISE, whole genome shotgun sequence, the following are encoded in one genomic region:
- the LOC110876010 gene encoding DNA-binding protein HEXBP-like, which yields MTPYMTMDYHISLTIRIIQHTEHRIGDSGKRKLENSRKNSDKKDKKKCNSSKVAAVNANGSGKKVVRKDKDGSMNKTQVVEQKKCSRCGRSGHVVRECYAKSTSYGVRLEGCFKCGEPGHIKRDCPELKG from the coding sequence ATGACGCCATACATGACGATGGATTATCACATCAGTTTGACCATTCGAATAATTCAGCACACTGAGCATAGGATTGGAGACTCTGGGAAGCGAAAGTTAGAGAATTCAAGGAAGAATTCCGATAAGAAGGACAAGAAGAAATGCAATTCTAGTAAAGTGGCTGCAGTCAACGCCAATGGTTCAGGAAAGAAAGTAGTCAGGAAGGACAAAGATGGTTCGATGAATAAAACTCAAGTGGTTGAGCAAAAGAAATGTAGTAGATGTGGTCGATCCGGGCATGTGGTCCGCGAGTGCTATGCCAAAAGCACATCGTATGGAGTCAGGCTCGAGGGATGCTTTAAATGTGGGGAGCCAGGACATATCAAGCGGGATTGTCCTGAGTTGAAGGGTtag